A genomic window from Camelina sativa cultivar DH55 chromosome 2, Cs, whole genome shotgun sequence includes:
- the LOC104742747 gene encoding transcription factor MYB39-like, translating into MGRSPSSDETGLKKGPWLPEEDDKLINYIHKHGHSSWSALPKLAGLNRCGKSCRLRWTNYLRPDIKRGKFSAEEEETILNLHAVLGNKWSMIASHLPGRTDNEIKNFWNTHLKKKLIQMGFDPMTHRPRTDDIFSSLSQLMSLSNLRGLVDLQQQVPIEEQALLNLQAEMARLQLFQYLLQTPPLMSSSSINPNDLNILNLLIKENSSNTSNLDLRGLTSNLQDFNNNLPSLKNIDDNHFSQKTSPIWFHEPPSLNQTMLPSHDPCAQSVDGFGGNQASSSHDQEIAITDVV; encoded by the exons ATGGGAAGATCTCCTAGCTCAGATGAAACTGGTCTGAAGAAAGGTCCATGGTTacctgaagaagatgataaactCATCAATTATATTCACAAACATGGCCATAGCAGCTGGAGTGCCCTTCCCAAGCTCGCTG GTCTTAACAGGTGTGGGAAGAGTTGTAGGCTACGATGGACAAACTATTTGAGACCAGACATTAAGCGAGGAAAATTCTCGGCTGAAGAGGAAGAGACCATCCTGAACCTTCACGCGGTTCTTGGCAACAA GTGGTCAATGATTGCAAGCCATTTACCTGGAAGAACAGACAATGAAATCAAGAATTTCTGGAACACTCATCTGAAGAAAAAGCTGATCCAGATGGGTTTTGACCCCATGACCCATCGGCCAAGAACTGATGATATCTTCTCAAGCTTATCTCAGCTCATGTCTCTGTCTAACCTGAGAGGACTTGTTGATCTGCAGCAACAGGTTCCAATTGAAGAACAAGCTTTACTGAATCTCCAAGCTGAGATGGCTAGGCTCCAGCTGTTCCAATACCTTCTTCAAACTCCTCCTCTTATGAGTAGTAGCAGCATTAACCCTAATGACTTAAACATTCTCAATCTCCTCATCAAAGAAAACTCCTCCAATACCAGTAATCTCGACCTCCGTGGCCTCACTTCTAATCTTCAAGACTTCAACAACAACCTCCCATCCCTCAAAAACATAGACGATAATCACTTCAGTCAAAAAACTTCTCCAATATGGTTTCATGAACCACCGAGCTTAAACCAAACTATGTTGCCTTCTCATGATCCTTGTGCTCAGAGTGTAGATGGTTTCGGTGGCAACCAGGCCTCCTCAAGCCATGACCAAGAAATAGCAATCACAGATGTTGTATAA